A window from Fragaria vesca subsp. vesca linkage group LG5, FraVesHawaii_1.0, whole genome shotgun sequence encodes these proteins:
- the LOC101296112 gene encoding F-box/FBD/LRR-repeat protein At1g13570-like, with translation MELDELSNLTSEVIDQILYKIPIKEAVRTCVLSSVWRYKWATLSHLVFDERCDSTLDHSAFVNIVDRILLLHIGPIHKFKLSHQELAATSDIDRWILHLSRHSIKEFILDVLKGSPYKIPSCLFSCQDIIHLELSTCLLEPPPAFKGFRSLKRLDMQYVTLTQDVLILCCPLLETLTLMNWKGFTLLKIDAPNLRFLSVDGDFEEVILKNTSNLVDVTICLYFDDEGRFLRSSSNLLNFFAHLPQIQSLRLRNCFLEFIQDDDYPVALEVNSWLDHNWSDQFSQLRLFHIVDFSGVMAELELIRFVLLSSPILESMTVKPCSDNDSTELLKKLLRFKRASVDAEIIYLDP, from the exons ATGGAGCTGGATGAACTTAGCAACTTAACTAGCGAGGTTATAGACCAAATCTTATACAAAATACCGATTAAGGAGGCTGTTAGAACTTGTGTTTTATCAAGTGTGTGGAGGTATAAATGGGCTACGCTCTCACATCTTGTGTTTGATGAACGGTGTGACTCGACTCTAGACCACTCCGCCTTTGTCAACATTGTTGATCGGATACTCTTACTTCACATTGGTCCCATTCACAAGTTCAAGCTTTCTCATCAAGAACTTGCAGCCACAAGTGATATCGATCGATGGATTCTTCATCTGTCAAGACACTCAATCAAAGAATTCATTCTAGATGTGTTGAAAGGAAGCCCCTACAAAATCCCTTCGTGTTTGTTTTCCTGTCAAGACATTATTCACCTAGAGTTATCAACTTGTTTGCTAGAACCCCCGCCCGCTTTTAAAGGCTTTAGGAGTTTGAAGAGGCTTGATATGCAATATGTTACCCTGACGCAAGATGTGTTGATTCTTTGTTGTCCTTTGCTTGAAACATTGACCCTAATGAACTGGAAGGGTTTCACCCTTTTGAAGATTGATGCACCAAACCTTCGATTCCTCTCGGTTGATGGTGATTTTGAGGAGGTTATCCTTAAAAATACCTCAAATCTTGTTGATGTCACCATTTGTTTGTACTTCGATGATGAAGGACGCTTTCTTAGGAGCTCTAGTAATTTGCTCAATTTTTTTGCTCACCTGCCTCAAATTCAAAGTCTCAGATTGAGGAACTGCTTTCTTGAG TTCATCCAAGATGATGATTATCCTGTTGCGTTAGAAGTCAACTCTTGGTTAGATCACAACTGGAGTGATCAATTCTCACAACTGCGGCTTTTTCATATAGTCGACTTCAGTGGTGTCATGGCTGAACTAGAGCTTATCAGATTTGTACTCTTAAGTTCACCCATACTTGAGTCAATGACTGTAAAACCTTGTTCTGACAATGATTCTACGGAACTGTTGAAAAAGTTGCTTCGGTTCAAGCGTGCCTCGGTGGATGCAGAGATAATCTACTTGGATCCATGA